A single genomic interval of Amycolatopsis albispora harbors:
- a CDS encoding radical SAM protein, translating into MDYEQALASLRQTDPTAPVPAVLGALAAPENRHLLEYVVEDPFGAHVFPGNEPGYAPETFLADLEAQLSGTAPIHLWSYIPTCAYRCRFCQYPVVLVKGSAEVTDAKASQWVDWNIREAELWLEQVPSLASAPVGEFNVFGGTPSLLPKHAIRRLLEFYRENFGFGPETTIRFEGDPSTFTPDKLELLAELGCTKLSSGVQSFDDPVLRQSGREHSAEMCVEFIRNAQRTGFDWISIDLMYGLLDQTVDSVRRDLDVVLAEQPTAVVCTKLHLKSYSDTRTGVAGVQPAAWQLPDYRDRLVRDGHRWPPLGEQYQMREVLTEGLRAGGYTEHPTMYFARDGLGPEKWKSIMVDQDRQEAEVAIGLGGSSSCRASEAITDVHWKRYSEAVEAGRIPLGSATGFSPAAQEARAIKMALSTLQPLDDALHQRRFPGSSLFAEPWRGQFGSLAERGLLRLDERAGRVELTPDGEVLVEAIINTELDRDAAPALSP; encoded by the coding sequence ATGGACTACGAGCAGGCATTGGCCTCCCTGCGGCAAACCGACCCCACCGCACCGGTTCCGGCGGTGCTCGGCGCGCTCGCCGCGCCGGAGAACCGGCACCTGCTGGAGTACGTGGTCGAGGACCCGTTCGGCGCACACGTCTTCCCCGGCAACGAACCCGGCTACGCGCCCGAAACCTTCCTGGCCGATCTGGAGGCGCAGCTTTCCGGCACCGCCCCGATCCACCTGTGGTCCTACATCCCGACCTGCGCCTACCGCTGCCGGTTCTGCCAGTACCCGGTGGTGCTGGTGAAGGGCAGCGCCGAGGTGACCGACGCCAAGGCGAGCCAGTGGGTGGACTGGAACATCCGCGAGGCGGAGCTGTGGCTGGAGCAGGTGCCGTCGCTGGCGTCCGCGCCGGTCGGCGAGTTCAACGTGTTCGGCGGCACGCCTTCGCTGCTGCCGAAGCACGCGATCCGGCGGCTGCTCGAGTTCTACCGGGAGAACTTCGGCTTCGGGCCGGAGACCACGATCCGGTTCGAGGGTGATCCGAGCACGTTCACCCCGGACAAGCTCGAACTGCTCGCGGAACTGGGCTGCACCAAGCTGTCCAGCGGCGTGCAGTCCTTCGACGACCCGGTGCTGCGGCAGTCCGGGCGCGAGCACAGCGCCGAGATGTGCGTGGAGTTCATCCGCAACGCGCAGCGCACCGGTTTCGACTGGATCAGCATCGACCTGATGTACGGCCTGTTGGACCAGACCGTGGACAGCGTGCGGCGCGACCTGGACGTCGTGCTGGCCGAACAACCCACCGCGGTGGTCTGCACCAAGCTGCACCTGAAGTCCTATTCGGACACGCGGACCGGGGTGGCCGGCGTGCAGCCCGCCGCGTGGCAGCTGCCGGACTACCGGGACAGGCTGGTCCGCGACGGGCACCGGTGGCCGCCGCTCGGTGAGCAGTACCAGATGCGCGAGGTGCTCACCGAGGGCCTGCGCGCCGGCGGGTACACCGAGCACCCGACGATGTACTTCGCCAGGGACGGGCTCGGGCCGGAGAAGTGGAAGTCGATCATGGTCGACCAGGACCGGCAGGAGGCCGAGGTGGCGATCGGCCTGGGCGGGAGCTCCAGCTGCCGGGCGTCCGAGGCGATCACCGACGTGCACTGGAAGCGGTACTCGGAGGCCGTGGAGGCGGGCCGCATCCCGCTCGGCTCGGCGACCGGCTTCTCCCCGGCCGCGCAGGAGGCGCGAGCGATCAAGATGGCGTTGTCCACGCTTCAGCCGCTCGACGACGCCCTGCACCAGCGGCGGTTCCCCGGCAGTTCGCTGTTCGCCGAGCCGTGGCGCGGGCAGTTCGGCTCGCTGGCCGAGCGCGGGCTGCTCCGGCTGGACGAGCGCGCCGGGCGGGTCGAGCTGACCCCGGACGGCGAGGTGCTGGTGGAGGCGATCATCAACACCGAACTCGACCGCGACGCCGCGCCCGCGCTGTCACCGTAA
- a CDS encoding MFS transporter: protein MTSSRIAVAAAFVVNGALYGSWAARVPALADQAGAGTGGLGLALLGPSVAMILTASPAAKACARWGARPVLALCLPAACLLLPLLGLAGSVWTLGLALALLGGLMGAVDVSMNIGAVAVVRQLDRPLMPVFHAGFSFGGLGGSLGAAVAAALAVEPAVQFGVIGVLGLTAVLATVRAVPGERPAAEERPSGGYRQVMSRGRLWLLAGIAVCAAVAEGACAEWSALFLVDARGFGEAGAAAAYSVFAVAIAVTRLTGERAQRRFGPYRLLVGSGALAASGVFLAAVVPSGFAAYTGFALAGIGLAFCFPLAMDLAGAAGREPGGTGGERELGFVTTVAYAGLLGGPPVIGGVATLTGLPGAMALAGVVAVLIVPAALGARRLRPPVVLPADPVRS, encoded by the coding sequence TTGACTTCGTCGCGTATCGCGGTGGCCGCGGCGTTCGTGGTCAATGGAGCGCTCTACGGCTCGTGGGCGGCCCGCGTGCCGGCGCTGGCCGACCAGGCCGGGGCGGGCACCGGCGGCCTCGGCCTCGCCCTGCTCGGCCCGAGCGTGGCGATGATCCTGACCGCCTCACCGGCGGCGAAGGCGTGTGCCCGCTGGGGTGCGCGGCCGGTGCTCGCCCTCTGCCTGCCCGCCGCCTGCCTGCTGCTGCCGTTGCTGGGCCTGGCCGGTTCGGTGTGGACGCTCGGCCTGGCGCTCGCGCTGCTCGGCGGCCTGATGGGCGCGGTGGACGTGTCGATGAACATCGGCGCGGTGGCCGTGGTGCGGCAGCTGGACCGGCCGCTGATGCCGGTGTTCCACGCGGGCTTCAGCTTCGGCGGCCTGGGTGGTTCGCTCGGTGCCGCGGTCGCGGCGGCGCTCGCGGTCGAACCGGCTGTCCAGTTCGGAGTGATCGGCGTGCTGGGGCTGACCGCCGTGCTGGCGACCGTGCGCGCGGTGCCGGGGGAGCGGCCGGCCGCGGAGGAACGCCCGTCCGGTGGTTACCGCCAGGTCATGTCGCGCGGCCGGTTGTGGTTGCTGGCCGGGATCGCGGTGTGCGCGGCGGTCGCGGAGGGCGCCTGCGCCGAGTGGTCGGCGTTGTTCCTGGTGGACGCGCGCGGGTTCGGGGAAGCCGGTGCCGCGGCGGCGTACTCGGTTTTTGCCGTGGCCATCGCGGTGACCAGGCTGACCGGCGAACGGGCGCAGCGGCGGTTCGGCCCGTACCGCCTGCTGGTCGGCAGCGGCGCGCTCGCCGCGTCCGGCGTGTTCCTGGCCGCGGTGGTGCCGTCCGGCTTTGCCGCGTACACCGGTTTCGCGCTCGCCGGGATCGGGCTCGCGTTCTGCTTCCCGCTGGCGATGGACCTCGCCGGTGCGGCGGGCCGCGAGCCGGGCGGCACGGGCGGTGAGCGGGAACTCGGCTTTGTCACCACGGTCGCCTACGCGGGACTGCTCGGCGGACCGCCGGTGATCGGCGGGGTGGCCACGCTGACCGGGCTGCCCGGCGCGATGGCGCTGGCCGGGGTGGTCGCGGTGCTGATCGTGCCGGCCGCGCTCGGGGCCAGGCGGCTCAGGCCGCCAGTCGTTCTGCCAGCCGATCCAGTCCGGTCCTGA
- a CDS encoding AAA family ATPase — protein sequence MKLSGEVIRAMEEPPEPEGSLTAFEIAERNHAAGWPGQIPLPTGRKAPVPTGVTGYEGQDWPLDKVRRKMKRHGFDNLAVRMPRGEQFDVIAIDIDDYEHGGKVKTGGQTIKKLERTLGTLPLQRTWKITSRGDDAISGKYLFRVPAGTKLVTRLPDVEIIQWFHRYVMTYPSTNGDDGGRPVRLWSPGSDRRLVEVLPPPSKLPKLPEAWVQHLADGAGFRESLRVNGEQVQQFYDGLPAGEPCRAVNDALETALEACHGASRHDGVLPRVLDLLRRGEQGHSGVPEAMERLRYEFITAVSNRSDDRVAEDEFGRMVLGHQGVGQILAKPTPEEKRGCKCDRPPESLPGEDDEPSWMPKDLTAILDGTHKPLEPTVLARTDGRCMFYPGKIHWVSGESESGKSWLCIQAAVEVIRAGGRVMYVDYEDDGPETVRRFQSLGLSRDQILNQLDYINPDARPDSNDERAQWQFLLTREGGYGLVVIDAVTEALSIEGKSSNDNDEIASWVRRVPRTLAEHTGAAVVCIDHVTKNADTRGRFSIGGQYKMAGINGAAFIVEPVDPIAPGRVGRMRIKVAKDRGGQVRKHARGWDKRDRLQMFADAVMDATGDLIDITLFPPKEDEPDQFDESYQMQEKVAEFLQEHPGSSGREVERGVTGNASAKREALKIGEARGTFVSRKSGTATLWSLAEKPPPEPSPG from the coding sequence GTGAAACTCAGTGGCGAGGTCATTCGAGCCATGGAAGAACCGCCTGAGCCCGAAGGTAGCCTCACCGCCTTCGAGATCGCCGAGCGCAATCACGCGGCTGGCTGGCCAGGCCAGATCCCGCTGCCGACCGGTAGGAAGGCGCCCGTTCCGACCGGGGTAACTGGCTACGAAGGGCAGGACTGGCCGCTGGACAAGGTCCGCCGCAAGATGAAGCGGCACGGCTTCGACAACCTCGCGGTCCGGATGCCGCGCGGCGAGCAATTCGACGTGATCGCGATCGACATCGACGACTACGAGCACGGTGGCAAGGTCAAGACCGGCGGCCAGACGATCAAGAAGCTGGAACGCACGCTCGGCACCCTGCCGCTGCAGCGGACCTGGAAAATCACCTCGCGCGGCGACGACGCGATCTCGGGCAAGTACCTGTTCCGCGTCCCCGCCGGAACCAAGCTGGTCACCCGCCTTCCCGATGTCGAGATCATCCAGTGGTTCCACCGCTACGTGATGACCTACCCCTCGACCAACGGGGACGACGGCGGGCGGCCCGTCCGGCTGTGGTCGCCCGGCTCGGATCGGCGGCTGGTCGAGGTGCTGCCTCCACCCAGCAAGCTGCCCAAGCTGCCCGAGGCGTGGGTACAGCACCTGGCCGACGGCGCCGGGTTCCGCGAGTCCCTGCGGGTCAACGGCGAACAAGTCCAGCAGTTCTATGATGGGCTGCCCGCTGGTGAGCCATGCCGGGCGGTCAACGATGCGCTGGAGACCGCGCTCGAAGCGTGCCATGGGGCCTCTCGCCATGATGGGGTCTTGCCCCGGGTGCTGGACTTGCTGCGCCGAGGCGAGCAAGGACATTCCGGTGTGCCCGAGGCGATGGAACGCCTTCGGTACGAGTTCATCACGGCGGTGTCTAACCGGTCGGACGACAGGGTGGCGGAGGACGAGTTCGGCCGAATGGTGCTTGGCCACCAGGGCGTGGGCCAGATCCTGGCCAAGCCGACACCGGAGGAGAAGCGGGGCTGCAAATGCGACCGCCCACCCGAGTCGCTGCCCGGCGAAGACGACGAGCCGTCGTGGATGCCCAAGGACCTGACCGCGATCCTGGACGGCACCCACAAGCCACTCGAACCAACCGTGCTGGCGCGCACCGATGGGCGCTGCATGTTCTACCCGGGCAAAATCCACTGGGTCTCGGGCGAGTCCGAGTCCGGCAAGAGCTGGCTGTGCATCCAGGCTGCGGTCGAGGTCATCCGGGCAGGCGGGCGCGTCATGTACGTGGACTACGAGGACGACGGCCCCGAGACCGTCCGGCGATTCCAGTCGCTCGGCCTGTCCCGCGACCAGATCTTGAACCAGCTCGATTACATCAACCCCGACGCCCGGCCCGACTCGAACGACGAGCGGGCGCAGTGGCAGTTCCTGCTGACCCGGGAAGGCGGGTACGGGCTGGTGGTGATCGACGCGGTGACCGAAGCCCTGTCGATCGAGGGCAAGTCCTCCAACGACAACGACGAGATCGCCTCGTGGGTCCGGCGGGTCCCGCGCACCCTGGCCGAGCACACCGGCGCCGCGGTGGTCTGCATCGACCACGTGACCAAGAACGCGGACACCCGGGGCCGGTTCTCGATCGGCGGCCAGTACAAGATGGCGGGCATCAATGGTGCCGCGTTCATCGTCGAGCCCGTCGACCCCATCGCTCCCGGCAGAGTCGGCCGGATGCGGATCAAGGTCGCCAAAGACCGGGGCGGCCAGGTCCGCAAGCACGCCCGAGGCTGGGACAAGCGTGACCGGCTGCAGATGTTCGCCGACGCGGTCATGGACGCCACCGGCGACCTGATCGACATCACCCTGTTCCCTCCGAAGGAAGACGAGCCGGACCAGTTCGACGAGTCGTATCAGATGCAAGAGAAGGTCGCGGAGTTCCTGCAGGAACACCCAGGCAGCTCCGGAAGGGAAGTCGAGCGCGGAGTGACTGGCAACGCCTCCGCCAAGCGCGAGGCGCTGAAGATAGGCGAAGCGAGAGGCACGTTCGTCAGTCGCAAGTCCGGCACGGCAACCCTTTGGAGCCTGGCCGAGAAACCACCCCCGGAGCCCTCTCCAGGCTAA
- a CDS encoding galactosyltransferase-related protein, producing MSIAVIIPWGTDHGQRERVWTKLRAEWELTGLDLIVAADPLFRRPTNAESGIDRHPFSVGRAINNAARLAPPEYDRFMLWGADQLPDPGAIAWTAELMERHGLDWAFPYNSSAMLSGEDTERYLAGEPVEWVTQTTGCVMPGLMLITRSAFDKVGGFDERYQGWGWEDVDLMNRLCRDVHPYRSEFYSGPLRGLWHDNEGHAFRDDTSEANPNTRLYLDTWVRGR from the coding sequence ATGAGCATCGCCGTCATCATCCCGTGGGGCACTGACCACGGGCAGCGTGAGCGTGTCTGGACGAAGCTCCGCGCCGAGTGGGAGCTGACCGGCCTCGACCTGATCGTGGCCGCCGATCCATTGTTCCGGCGCCCGACGAACGCCGAGTCCGGCATCGACCGGCATCCGTTCAGCGTGGGCCGCGCCATCAACAACGCGGCCAGGCTGGCGCCGCCGGAGTACGACCGGTTCATGTTGTGGGGCGCGGACCAGCTTCCCGACCCGGGCGCGATCGCCTGGACGGCCGAGCTGATGGAGCGCCACGGCCTGGACTGGGCGTTCCCGTACAACTCCAGCGCGATGCTGTCCGGAGAGGACACCGAGCGCTACTTGGCCGGCGAGCCGGTCGAGTGGGTCACCCAGACCACCGGCTGCGTCATGCCGGGCCTGATGCTCATTACCCGCTCCGCCTTCGACAAGGTGGGCGGCTTCGACGAGCGATATCAGGGCTGGGGCTGGGAGGACGTGGACCTGATGAACCGGCTGTGCCGCGATGTGCACCCGTACCGCTCAGAGTTCTACAGCGGGCCGCTGCGGGGACTGTGGCACGACAACGAGGGTCACGCCTTCCGGGACGACACGTCCGAGGCCAATCCCAACACACGGCTGTACTTGGACACGTGGGTCCGCGGACGCTGA
- a CDS encoding helix-turn-helix domain-containing protein, producing the protein MTFIPQSMPNPAEQAEKREKAWELKLRGLSDAAIGEIMGVSRQTIANWRKKDLNERLGVPAAEWRERQLVQLERMYVQLADVLETSHPLVSHGKVILSEDGKPLEDLELKLKTQDRILRNIERTAKLLGLDAPVKAEIEDKTPPVPAELIELLEKARAEVSATEARLAND; encoded by the coding sequence ATGACTTTCATCCCCCAGTCGATGCCTAATCCTGCCGAGCAAGCCGAGAAGCGCGAGAAGGCTTGGGAGCTGAAGCTTCGCGGACTGTCCGACGCCGCAATCGGCGAGATCATGGGAGTGTCGCGACAGACGATCGCGAACTGGCGCAAGAAGGACCTGAACGAACGGCTCGGAGTACCCGCCGCCGAGTGGCGAGAGCGCCAACTAGTCCAGCTGGAACGCATGTACGTGCAGCTCGCGGACGTGCTGGAGACCTCGCACCCGCTGGTGTCGCACGGCAAGGTGATCCTGAGCGAGGACGGCAAGCCGCTGGAAGACCTGGAGCTGAAGCTGAAGACCCAGGACCGGATCTTGCGCAACATCGAGCGCACGGCCAAGCTGCTCGGGCTGGACGCGCCGGTGAAGGCGGAGATCGAGGACAAGACGCCACCGGTTCCGGCCGAGCTGATCGAGCTGCTGGAGAAAGCCCGCGCCGAAGTGAGCGCGACCGAGGCCAGGCTAGCCAACGACTAG
- a CDS encoding glycosyltransferase, with protein sequence MVALWGISFDGTPISGLVVEFVKTARHFHQRGIRVHLDLGYDIKADKNAFFRPYTDEADLLPEWIALDRIEAVQGIEGYSPELVSTVLAEVIGRGDDSRLRSVMNSLTATLRDRILAKWTQLGISFVLVENGTLPENVIYTRALYQAIEEYGNRHRLGCFVLWRDHDLMWQSEPSSGKYGRFPYPHTPLPVHSPFIHYVALHEEAKRRTLEWAPHLRRLSVLPNTFTHRRAEVTPHNAGFRAAHGIPEHVPLIARFTRIVPQKRIDRDLHLIAALPGTHLFVAGDPAEHPGEFTRLRELAGSLGVRDRVVFGGRLAPHDAEVGRPGYSVRDLLAHAQLVSFLTSYDYESYGNPIGEAIASGVPYVTSHYELYQAVYGDKGFRAPVLDVRRHDLPDMSFVDEVAELLTDETKRAKMAEHNYALGQRHFGEGRAERLLDELFLAPMGERTLASVVLPVYNEAANLPAVLDSLYHQRGIDRSAYEVVLVDNNSTDDTVAIARRFAEEHPDLALHVVPEPEQGVACARRTGMDFASARSKNRGAGADERFLLVSADADCRVDPGWLAELLAAMESGKAAIGVCDYYYAPEHFQGRPRLWDAISRTLRCRAVTFALFGGFPDGKGFAVDRDAYDRVGGIEIFYQLRNGKFVNHLSDDWDFGIKVRGSGEEILYAPKSRVEINPRRVDHAIDEVITGRAYGSDGIIVMRDIRVEEPARETDLTEAEALQAWEFSIKDFTPKNTVLPVLLTPSLLDDDAVIEFFGPELAERLGRRIAEIKDEMRVTDFTPIHSYKTPCYRLYFEFADELFARLRATVGEDIGYPPPLPSCFDDVPPERFTEFVKYYCEDRESGDAHNYFGNGGVF encoded by the coding sequence ATGGTTGCCCTCTGGGGAATATCCTTCGACGGCACGCCGATCTCCGGATTGGTCGTCGAGTTCGTCAAGACGGCACGCCATTTCCACCAGCGCGGGATTCGGGTCCACCTCGACCTCGGATACGACATCAAGGCGGACAAGAACGCCTTCTTCCGGCCGTACACGGACGAAGCGGACCTGCTGCCCGAGTGGATCGCGCTGGACCGGATCGAGGCGGTACAAGGGATCGAGGGTTACTCACCGGAGCTGGTCAGCACCGTGCTGGCCGAGGTGATCGGCCGCGGTGACGACTCACGACTACGGTCGGTGATGAATTCGCTGACCGCCACCCTGCGTGACCGAATTCTGGCCAAGTGGACCCAACTCGGCATTTCTTTCGTACTGGTCGAGAATGGCACGCTGCCCGAGAACGTCATCTACACGCGCGCGCTCTACCAGGCGATCGAGGAATACGGCAACCGCCATCGGCTGGGTTGCTTTGTGCTCTGGCGCGACCACGACCTGATGTGGCAGAGCGAGCCGAGCAGCGGCAAGTACGGGCGGTTCCCCTATCCGCACACCCCGCTCCCGGTGCACAGCCCGTTCATCCACTACGTCGCGCTGCACGAGGAGGCGAAGCGCCGGACGCTGGAGTGGGCTCCGCACCTGCGACGACTCAGCGTGCTGCCGAACACCTTCACCCACCGGCGGGCCGAGGTGACCCCGCACAACGCCGGTTTCCGCGCCGCACACGGCATTCCCGAGCACGTGCCGCTGATCGCCCGGTTCACCAGGATCGTGCCGCAGAAGCGCATCGACCGCGACCTGCACCTGATCGCCGCGCTGCCCGGCACGCACCTGTTCGTGGCCGGTGATCCCGCCGAACATCCTGGTGAATTCACCAGACTTCGCGAACTGGCCGGCTCGCTCGGCGTGCGGGACCGCGTGGTCTTCGGCGGCAGGCTGGCGCCGCACGACGCCGAGGTCGGCAGGCCCGGTTACTCCGTTCGCGACCTGCTCGCCCACGCGCAGCTGGTCTCCTTCCTGACCTCGTACGACTACGAGAGCTACGGCAACCCGATCGGCGAGGCCATCGCCTCCGGCGTGCCGTACGTGACCAGCCACTACGAGCTGTACCAGGCGGTCTACGGCGACAAGGGGTTCCGCGCCCCGGTGCTCGACGTGCGGCGGCACGACCTGCCGGACATGTCCTTTGTGGACGAAGTGGCCGAACTGCTCACCGACGAGACAAAAAGGGCGAAGATGGCGGAGCACAACTACGCGCTGGGTCAGCGGCACTTCGGCGAGGGGCGGGCCGAGCGCCTGCTGGACGAGCTGTTCCTGGCACCGATGGGCGAGCGCACCCTGGCCAGCGTGGTGCTACCGGTGTACAACGAGGCGGCGAACCTGCCCGCCGTGCTGGACTCGCTCTACCACCAGCGCGGCATCGACCGGTCGGCGTACGAAGTGGTGCTGGTGGACAACAACTCCACCGACGACACGGTGGCCATCGCCCGCCGGTTCGCCGAGGAGCACCCGGATCTCGCGTTGCACGTGGTGCCCGAGCCGGAGCAGGGTGTGGCCTGCGCGCGCCGGACCGGGATGGACTTCGCCAGCGCCCGCAGCAAGAACCGCGGCGCGGGCGCGGACGAGCGGTTCCTGCTGGTCTCCGCCGACGCCGACTGCCGCGTCGATCCCGGCTGGCTGGCCGAGTTGCTGGCGGCGATGGAATCCGGCAAGGCGGCCATCGGCGTCTGCGACTACTACTACGCACCGGAGCACTTCCAGGGCCGCCCGCGCCTGTGGGACGCGATCTCCCGCACGCTGCGCTGCCGCGCGGTCACCTTCGCCCTGTTCGGCGGCTTTCCCGACGGCAAGGGCTTCGCCGTGGACCGCGACGCCTACGACCGGGTCGGCGGCATCGAGATCTTCTACCAGCTGCGGAACGGGAAGTTCGTCAACCACCTCTCCGACGACTGGGACTTCGGCATCAAGGTGCGTGGCTCCGGCGAGGAGATCCTGTACGCGCCGAAGTCGCGAGTGGAGATCAACCCGCGCCGGGTGGACCACGCGATCGACGAGGTGATCACCGGCCGTGCCTACGGTTCGGACGGCATCATCGTGATGCGTGACATCCGGGTCGAGGAGCCGGCGCGCGAAACCGACCTCACCGAGGCGGAAGCCTTGCAGGCGTGGGAGTTCTCCATCAAGGACTTCACGCCGAAGAACACCGTTCTCCCCGTGCTGCTCACCCCGTCCCTGCTCGACGACGACGCGGTGATCGAGTTCTTCGGCCCCGAGCTGGCCGAACGCCTCGGCAGGCGGATCGCCGAGATCAAGGACGAGATGCGGGTCACCGACTTCACCCCGATCCACTCGTACAAAACCCCTTGTTACCGCCTGTACTTCGAGTTCGCAGACGAGCTGTTCGCGCGGCTGCGCGCCACCGTCGGCGAGGACATCGGCTATCCGCCGCCGCTGCCGTCGTGCTTCGACGACGTGCCGCCCGAGCGGTTCACCGAGTTCGTGAAGTACTACTGCGAGGACCGCGAATCCGGCGACGCGCACAACTACTTCGGCAACGGAGGGGTGTTCTGA
- a CDS encoding glycosyltransferase — MKVFFWAADRQGCGYYRGILPMTELADRGHATWFDTAMPDAVRDGEADVIVAQRTCLPGPSAVFQRMARENHARMVYEIDDDLFAVDPSNRHAHQFFGLNISAHTRVGLDGSLERTPYFDDGLRARMIENIRVAHMVTVTTEPLADVVSQWNDNVVVLPNQVPAWLLDHERPTAGDLVTVGWRGGDSHGRDFGELAKPLRGFLQRPASRGQVEFHAMGADYTPRVASRHVRTRHTAWTAGVADFLKKVDFDLAVVPLRDTRFNQSKSDLAVLEMAALGIPAITSDAGPYATVHGGPNIPCSTSAQWTAALAELVENPEYRVQLGKQAREWAASRTIEGNAHLWEEAYEQ, encoded by the coding sequence GTGAAGGTGTTCTTCTGGGCTGCTGACCGGCAAGGATGCGGCTACTACCGGGGCATCCTCCCAATGACCGAGCTGGCCGACCGCGGACACGCGACCTGGTTCGACACCGCCATGCCGGACGCCGTGCGCGACGGTGAGGCGGACGTGATCGTGGCGCAGCGGACTTGCCTACCCGGCCCCTCGGCGGTGTTCCAGCGCATGGCGCGCGAGAACCACGCACGGATGGTCTACGAGATCGACGATGACCTGTTCGCCGTGGACCCGAGCAACCGGCACGCCCACCAGTTCTTCGGCCTGAACATCTCGGCTCACACCAGGGTCGGGCTGGATGGGAGCTTGGAGCGGACGCCGTACTTCGATGACGGTCTCCGCGCCCGGATGATCGAGAACATCCGGGTCGCGCACATGGTCACCGTGACCACCGAGCCGCTGGCCGATGTCGTTTCTCAATGGAATGACAACGTTGTCGTGCTGCCGAACCAGGTCCCGGCGTGGCTGCTCGACCACGAGCGCCCGACCGCTGGCGACCTGGTGACGGTCGGCTGGCGCGGTGGGGACTCCCACGGCCGGGACTTCGGCGAGCTGGCCAAGCCGCTGCGGGGCTTCCTGCAGCGCCCCGCCAGCCGCGGGCAGGTCGAGTTCCACGCGATGGGCGCGGACTACACCCCGAGGGTGGCCAGCAGGCACGTCCGGACCCGGCACACCGCGTGGACCGCTGGCGTTGCCGACTTCCTGAAGAAGGTGGACTTCGATCTGGCCGTTGTTCCGCTGCGAGACACCCGGTTCAACCAGTCCAAGTCGGATCTGGCCGTGCTGGAGATGGCCGCGCTGGGCATCCCGGCGATCACTTCGGACGCAGGCCCGTACGCCACGGTGCACGGCGGCCCCAACATCCCGTGCTCGACCTCGGCGCAGTGGACGGCCGCGCTCGCCGAGTTGGTCGAGAACCCGGAGTACCGGGTGCAACTGGGCAAGCAGGCCCGGGAGTGGGCGGCCAGCCGAACGATCGAGGGCAACGCCCACCTGTGGGAGGAGGCGTACGAGCAATGA